The following proteins are co-located in the Synechococcales cyanobacterium T60_A2020_003 genome:
- a CDS encoding dual specificity protein phosphatase family protein — protein sequence MGFNRDFQGKKPRQLNRRSSQLPNWVLPGKLAIGSLPEPGDSALLKDAGITAVVSLCAPSEGKLPEDVIQAFRCLRFILPDSSFVLGIQPQDLVTVLEVINEQIQQGEAVYVHCLAGVERSPTVCTAYLCLYEKLELWEAVSQVKKVHPYALPTEDQLRVIRYLLVDHEE from the coding sequence ATGGGTTTCAATCGCGACTTTCAGGGCAAGAAGCCACGTCAACTCAATCGGCGTAGTTCCCAGCTTCCCAATTGGGTTCTTCCGGGCAAACTTGCCATTGGTTCTCTACCAGAACCTGGAGATAGTGCCTTACTCAAAGATGCTGGCATTACTGCCGTTGTGTCCTTATGTGCCCCATCCGAGGGAAAGTTACCGGAGGACGTTATCCAAGCCTTCCGCTGCCTGCGCTTCATTCTGCCCGACAGCAGTTTTGTGTTGGGAATTCAGCCTCAAGATCTAGTCACCGTCCTTGAAGTTATCAACGAGCAAATTCAGCAAGGGGAGGCTGTATACGTGCATTGCTTAGCAGGGGTAGAGCGATCGCCCACGGTTTGTACCGCCTATCTGTGCCTGTACGAAAAACTAGAACTGTGGGAAGCCGTTAGCCAGGTCAAAAAGGTTCACCCCTACGCGCTTCCGACCGAAGACCAGCTACGCGTGATTCGATACCTTTTGGTAGACCACGAGGAATGA
- a CDS encoding ureidoglycolate lyase, with protein MPSPTPQKQLIAEAITPERFQPFGQVIYATEDGTPYSSQDAQLQLDCGVPRFYIMRLHRKGRHFSRITRHQRCTQCLGALEGKSWLIAVAPPSSQPQPALDAIQAFQVPGNCFIKLHVGTWHAGPYFDADTIDFYNLELSDTNVIDHDTCDLWATYNTEVEIC; from the coding sequence ATGCCATCTCCAACGCCGCAAAAACAGTTGATTGCCGAAGCGATTACACCGGAACGGTTTCAACCGTTTGGTCAAGTTATTTACGCCACAGAAGACGGCACGCCCTACTCGTCACAGGATGCTCAACTGCAATTAGATTGCGGTGTGCCTCGGTTCTACATCATGCGGCTGCATCGCAAAGGTCGTCACTTTTCGCGAATTACGCGGCATCAGCGGTGTACCCAATGCCTAGGGGCTCTGGAGGGCAAATCTTGGTTGATTGCAGTCGCGCCACCAAGTTCACAACCTCAGCCCGCCTTGGATGCGATTCAAGCGTTTCAAGTTCCAGGCAATTGCTTTATCAAGCTGCATGTAGGCACCTGGCACGCTGGGCCTTACTTTGACGCGGACACGATTGATTTTTATAACTTAGAGTTGAGTGATACAAACGTGATCGATCACGACACCTGTGATCTGTGGGCGACCTACAATACCGAGGTTGAAATTTGTTGA
- the purH gene encoding bifunctional phosphoribosylaminoimidazolecarboxamide formyltransferase/IMP cyclohydrolase, which yields MARLALLSTSDKTGIVNLARQLVDEFDFELLSSGGTAKTLKDAGIPVTTVSDYTGSPEILGGRVKTLHPRIHGGILARTSLAEDLADLNANQIRPINLVVVNLYPFEQTIAKPDVTLEDAIENIDIGGPAMLRAAAKNSAHLTVLCSPTQYDEYLNEIRQHDGEASLAFRRRAALQAFWHTATYDQAIASYLDSVAKTEFDSLPDTFVVSGKQLQILRYGENPHQPAVWYQTGTVPSGWASAQKLQGKELSYNNLVDLEAARRIIREFPADQPTAAILKHTNPCGIAMGRTIEDAYRKAFAADSVSAFGGIVALNCPLDAPTATALTETFLECVVAPGCDAEAQDILGKKSKVRVLTLADFASGPAETIKAIAGGLLVQSADDEPIDPSTWQVVTQKHPTEDELAELLFAWRVVKHVKSNAIVVTRDRTTLGVGAGQMNRVGSVKIALEQAGEKAQGAFLASDGFFPFDDSVRTAAAAGITAIVQPGGSLRDQESIDAANELGIVMVFTGTRHFLH from the coding sequence ATGGCACGGCTAGCACTTCTCAGCACATCCGATAAGACGGGGATTGTAAATTTAGCTCGGCAACTTGTTGACGAGTTCGATTTTGAACTGCTGAGCAGTGGGGGAACCGCAAAGACCCTGAAAGATGCGGGCATCCCCGTCACAACGGTATCCGACTACACCGGATCGCCCGAAATTTTGGGAGGCCGTGTCAAAACCCTTCATCCCCGCATTCATGGCGGCATTCTAGCCCGCACCAGTCTTGCCGAAGACCTGGCCGATTTAAACGCCAACCAAATTCGCCCAATCAATCTAGTCGTCGTTAATCTCTATCCCTTTGAGCAAACCATCGCCAAACCCGACGTTACCTTGGAAGACGCCATCGAAAATATCGATATTGGTGGTCCAGCCATGCTGCGAGCAGCGGCCAAAAACTCTGCCCACCTCACCGTCCTGTGCAGCCCAACTCAATACGATGAATATTTAAATGAAATTCGCCAGCATGACGGAGAAGCATCGTTAGCCTTCCGTCGTCGCGCTGCCCTCCAGGCGTTTTGGCACACGGCGACCTACGATCAGGCGATCGCATCCTATCTCGATTCCGTCGCCAAAACTGAATTTGATTCACTGCCTGACACATTCGTAGTATCAGGAAAACAGCTTCAGATCCTGCGCTATGGTGAAAACCCCCATCAGCCTGCGGTTTGGTATCAGACAGGAACCGTACCCAGCGGCTGGGCATCCGCCCAAAAGCTTCAGGGTAAGGAACTGAGCTACAACAACCTTGTAGATCTGGAAGCTGCGCGGCGCATCATCCGCGAATTTCCAGCCGATCAACCGACCGCTGCGATCCTAAAGCACACCAATCCCTGCGGCATCGCCATGGGACGAACTATTGAGGACGCCTACCGCAAAGCGTTCGCTGCCGATTCGGTGTCTGCCTTTGGCGGCATTGTTGCCCTCAACTGTCCTCTCGATGCCCCCACCGCCACCGCTCTGACTGAGACTTTCTTGGAATGCGTTGTGGCTCCAGGTTGCGATGCCGAAGCCCAGGATATTTTAGGTAAAAAGTCGAAGGTGCGTGTGCTCACCCTCGCCGATTTCGCCAGCGGGCCGGCAGAAACGATCAAGGCGATCGCTGGCGGATTACTCGTTCAAAGTGCGGACGATGAGCCTATTGATCCCTCGACGTGGCAGGTTGTGACCCAAAAGCACCCCACCGAGGATGAACTGGCCGAACTTCTCTTTGCGTGGCGGGTGGTCAAGCATGTGAAGTCCAATGCGATTGTGGTCACGCGCGATCGCACCACCTTAGGCGTGGGTGCAGGTCAGATGAACCGGGTTGGGTCGGTGAAAATTGCCCTTGAGCAGGCCGGAGAGAAAGCCCAAGGTGCGTTTTTGGCCAGTGACGGCTTTTTCCCCTTTGATGATTCCGTCCGAACGGCAGCAGCGGCAGGCATTACGGCGATCGTCCAACCGGGAGGCAGTTTGCGTGACCAGGAATCCATTGATGCAGCAAACGAATTGGGAATCGTGATGGTGTTCACCGGAACTCGCCACTTCCTTCACTAA
- the lysS gene encoding lysine--tRNA ligase — MSEDEIRATRIEKANQLRQLGFNPYAYRWDVTHQAAELQQTYADLPSGEAIDVTVAIAGRILNRRVFGKLAFFTLQDETGTIQLYLDKKTVQAGMEDIDPHAFDHLKNLTDIGDILGVKGTIKRTEKGELSVNVEQYSVLTKALLPLPDKWHGLTDIAKRYRQRYVDLIVNPEVRQTFRRRALITAAIRRYLDQNGFIEIETPVLQTELGGADARPFVTYHNTLDMELYLRIATELHLKRLIVGGFEKVFELGRIFRNEGISTRHNPEFTSIEVYQAYADYNDMMALTEAVVAYAAKEVVGTLTVPYQGETIDLTPPWRRVTMLEIVKEHTGIDFSPYLGADTTADGLAELLTQLKVSGIEVDDANPERLQPGRLLVEAFEQKVEETLIQPTFVLDHPVETSPLAKPHRDRPGLVERFELFIVGRETANSFSELTDPLDQRQRLEAQAARKAAGDLEAHDVDEDFLEALEYGMPPTGGLGIGIDRLVMLLTDSASIRDVIAFPLLKPEKAEVEE; from the coding sequence ATGTCCGAAGACGAAATTCGTGCGACACGCATCGAGAAAGCAAACCAACTCCGGCAACTAGGATTCAATCCCTATGCCTATCGCTGGGATGTGACCCACCAAGCGGCAGAGTTACAGCAAACCTATGCTGATCTGCCGAGTGGTGAGGCAATAGATGTGACGGTGGCGATCGCCGGACGCATTCTCAACCGTCGCGTATTTGGGAAATTAGCCTTCTTCACTCTTCAGGATGAAACAGGAACCATCCAGCTTTATCTCGATAAGAAAACGGTTCAGGCAGGCATGGAGGATATCGATCCCCATGCATTTGACCACCTCAAAAATCTGACGGACATCGGCGATATCCTGGGGGTGAAGGGAACCATTAAGCGCACGGAGAAAGGCGAACTCTCGGTCAATGTCGAACAGTACAGCGTCTTGACTAAAGCACTGCTGCCCCTGCCGGACAAATGGCATGGCCTGACCGATATTGCCAAGCGCTATCGCCAGCGCTATGTCGATTTGATTGTGAATCCAGAAGTTCGCCAAACCTTCCGACGTCGGGCACTGATTACTGCTGCCATTCGTCGTTATCTCGACCAGAACGGGTTTATCGAAATTGAAACGCCTGTGCTGCAAACCGAGCTTGGCGGTGCAGATGCGCGACCCTTTGTGACCTACCACAATACGCTCGATATGGAGTTGTATCTGCGGATTGCGACAGAACTGCACCTGAAGCGGCTGATTGTGGGTGGGTTTGAGAAGGTGTTTGAACTCGGTCGAATCTTCCGAAACGAAGGGATTTCCACCCGACACAACCCAGAATTTACCTCCATTGAGGTATACCAAGCCTACGCCGACTACAACGATATGATGGCACTTACGGAAGCGGTGGTGGCCTACGCGGCGAAAGAAGTCGTGGGCACCCTCACCGTTCCCTATCAAGGCGAAACGATTGATCTCACGCCGCCGTGGCGACGGGTAACGATGCTGGAAATTGTGAAGGAGCATACAGGTATTGATTTTTCGCCGTATCTAGGCGCGGATACAACGGCAGATGGACTCGCGGAACTGCTCACCCAACTGAAGGTGTCAGGCATTGAGGTGGATGATGCCAATCCCGAACGCCTACAGCCAGGACGCTTACTGGTTGAAGCCTTTGAACAGAAGGTCGAAGAAACGCTGATCCAGCCGACCTTTGTGCTGGATCATCCCGTGGAAACGTCGCCCTTGGCAAAGCCCCACCGCGATCGCCCTGGCTTGGTAGAGCGCTTCGAACTCTTTATTGTCGGGCGCGAAACGGCCAACAGTTTCTCGGAGTTGACCGATCCCCTGGATCAACGACAACGCCTAGAAGCCCAGGCCGCCCGCAAGGCCGCAGGAGATTTAGAGGCTCACGATGTGGATGAAGACTTTCTGGAAGCGCTAGAGTACGGGATGCCCCCGACCGGAGGACTAGGGATTGGGATCGATCGCCTGGTGATGCTGCTAACGGATTCTGCCAGTATTCGGGATGTGATTGCTTTCCCACTGCTAAAGCCGGAAAAAGCAGAGGTGGAGGAGTAG
- a CDS encoding ABC transporter permease: protein MASQNSVSIRRLVKRSTPSTILADSLTVFWGDWLDLRVRIFQVAASGLVSPLIYILAFGLGLGSALDAAIEPPAGENYLQFILPGMVALSSMTISFGGTTFSICGERLYAKTFEEILLLPVHPLSLFLGKMLAGVVRGMMTSASVILIALIFTQNINFLSPLFLLVLVLNCAVFSGLGVIVGLNVKSLEGVGLLNNFLIVPMSFLGATFFDPKTLPLMLKGVVYLLPLTYTSTSLRAAAYLPLSEFPWYSIPILLAIALILCGIGAYQFAHQQD from the coding sequence TTGGCGTCTCAAAATTCTGTATCGATTCGGCGTTTAGTCAAACGTTCGACTCCTTCAACGATATTGGCTGACAGTCTAACGGTTTTTTGGGGAGACTGGCTGGATTTGCGGGTGCGTATTTTCCAGGTCGCGGCTTCTGGCTTAGTTTCCCCTCTAATTTATATTCTGGCATTCGGGTTGGGATTGGGGAGTGCGCTAGATGCGGCCATTGAACCTCCGGCAGGCGAAAACTACCTTCAGTTTATTCTGCCGGGAATGGTGGCTTTGTCTTCAATGACGATTAGCTTTGGGGGCACAACCTTTTCTATCTGTGGCGAACGACTGTATGCAAAGACCTTCGAGGAAATTTTGCTGCTTCCGGTTCATCCCCTCTCGCTGTTTCTGGGCAAAATGCTAGCAGGCGTGGTGCGGGGAATGATGACTTCTGCTTCGGTCATCTTGATCGCTCTGATTTTCACCCAAAATATCAATTTCCTGAGTCCGCTATTTTTGCTGGTTTTGGTGCTGAACTGTGCGGTGTTCTCTGGCTTGGGGGTCATTGTGGGGCTTAATGTGAAGTCCCTAGAGGGTGTGGGATTGTTGAATAACTTTCTAATTGTGCCGATGTCGTTTCTGGGGGCAACCTTTTTTGATCCCAAAACCCTCCCGCTCATGCTCAAAGGTGTGGTTTACCTCCTCCCGCTCACCTATACCAGTACCTCTCTGCGAGCGGCGGCGTATCTTCCCTTGAGCGAGTTTCCTTGGTATAGCATTCCCATTTTATTGGCGATCGCGCTAATCCTCTGCGGGATTGGGGCATACCAGTTTGCTCACCAGCAGGACTAG
- a CDS encoding DUF3172 domain-containing protein, with the protein MRRKSRPPSRPMPPQDYDYDYGRPPSPSKSGGGVGSLLNSTVLAVLAAVLVLGIGLGIAFSSTASFTPQNVASSNVIDRSAPNPELCVQFGASAITVDMRAFVTLNPFNVYVSQPLMQPGCVMRSNNMTMLEQTKRVSPEDLRQCKNRMNTLAFTGNIEAKDSDVRVDCVYQNDSARNLFLTDPAFREAAPPESNRF; encoded by the coding sequence ATGCGACGCAAATCTAGACCACCCTCACGACCCATGCCACCCCAGGATTATGATTACGACTATGGTCGCCCTCCCTCGCCTAGCAAGTCTGGCGGCGGGGTTGGTTCGCTCTTGAACTCCACCGTTCTGGCGGTGTTGGCAGCGGTTCTGGTTCTGGGTATTGGCTTGGGCATTGCCTTCAGTTCTACGGCAAGCTTTACGCCACAGAATGTTGCCTCTAGCAACGTCATCGACCGTAGTGCTCCCAATCCAGAACTGTGCGTCCAGTTCGGGGCGAGTGCGATTACGGTGGACATGCGGGCATTTGTGACCCTGAACCCATTTAATGTCTACGTCTCACAACCGTTGATGCAGCCGGGATGCGTCATGCGCAGCAATAATATGACCATGCTGGAGCAGACCAAGAGAGTTTCGCCGGAAGACCTACGCCAGTGTAAAAACCGGATGAATACCCTGGCTTTCACGGGCAATATTGAAGCGAAGGACAGCGATGTCCGGGTTGACTGTGTGTACCAAAACGATAGCGCTCGTAACCTGTTCCTAACCGATCCAGCCTTCCGTGAAGCTGCTCCTCCAGAGAGTAATCGTTTCTAG